The Fulvivirga ligni genome window below encodes:
- the rpsM gene encoding 30S ribosomal protein S13 — protein MARIAGVDIPDNKRGEIALTYIFGIGKSTAQRILTEAGIDWDKKAQDWTDEESTAIRNIISENFKVEGVLKSEVQMSIKRLMDIGCYRGLRHRKSLPVRGQRTKNNSRTRKGKRKTVANKKKATK, from the coding sequence ATGGCAAGAATTGCAGGAGTAGACATCCCAGATAACAAAAGAGGTGAAATCGCCCTTACTTATATCTTTGGTATAGGTAAAAGTACAGCTCAGAGAATTTTAACTGAAGCTGGCATTGATTGGGATAAAAAAGCACAAGATTGGACAGATGAGGAATCAACTGCCATCCGAAACATTATTAGTGAAAACTTTAAGGTAGAGGGTGTACTTAAATCTGAGGTTCAGATGAGTATTAAAAGACTTATGGACATTGGATGTTACAGAGGATTAAGACATAGAAAGAGTCTACCTGTAAGAGGTCAGAGAACCAAGAATAACTCTAGAACCAGAAAAGGTAAGAGAAAGACTGTGGCCAATAAGAAGAAGGCGACTAAATAG
- the rpsK gene encoding 30S ribosomal protein S11: MAQKRKDKAKKRVVAVEAIGQAHIKASFNNIIISLTNTTGQVISWASAGKMGFKGSKKNTPYAAQMAAQDCAQKAYDLGLRKVEVYVKGPGAGRESAIRTIQNTGIEITTIKDVTPLPHNGCRPPKRRRV; the protein is encoded by the coding sequence ATGGCACAAAAAAGAAAAGATAAAGCAAAAAAGCGTGTAGTTGCTGTAGAGGCTATAGGCCAGGCACACATTAAGGCTTCTTTCAACAATATAATTATCTCTCTGACTAACACTACAGGACAGGTAATTTCTTGGGCTTCAGCTGGTAAAATGGGATTCAAAGGTTCTAAAAAGAACACTCCTTATGCTGCTCAAATGGCCGCTCAAGACTGTGCTCAAAAGGCATATGATCTTGGTCTAAGAAAAGTAGAGGTGTACGTAAAAGGACCTGGAGCTGGTAGAGAATCAGCTATCAGAACTATCCAGAATACTGGTATAGAGATCACTACAATTAAGGATGTAACTCCATTACCACACAATGGATGTAGACCTCCTAAAAGAAGAAGAGTT
- the ykgO gene encoding type B 50S ribosomal protein L36 — protein MKVKASVKKRSADCKIIRRKGKVYVINKKNPRFKQRQG, from the coding sequence ATGAAAGTTAAAGCGTCAGTAAAAAAGCGTAGCGCTGATTGTAAGATAATCAGAAGAAAAGGTAAGGTCTACGTTATCAACAAAAAGAATCCTAGGTTTAAACAAAGACAAGGCTAA
- the infA gene encoding translation initiation factor IF-1 → MAKQKSIEQDGTITEALSNAMFRVELENGHEVIAHISGKMRMNYIKILPGDRVKLEMSPYDLTKGRIVYRYK, encoded by the coding sequence ATGGCAAAACAGAAATCTATAGAGCAAGATGGTACTATTACCGAAGCACTTTCTAACGCAATGTTTAGAGTTGAGTTAGAAAATGGTCATGAAGTAATTGCCCATATCTCTGGAAAGATGAGGATGAACTATATTAAAATTTTACCGGGTGACAGAGTAAAGTTAGAAATGTCACCTTATGATTTAACAAAAGGACGAATTGTTTATCGATATAAATAA